The proteins below come from a single Miscanthus floridulus cultivar M001 chromosome 1, ASM1932011v1, whole genome shotgun sequence genomic window:
- the LOC136453512 gene encoding uncharacterized mitochondrial protein AtMg00810-like yields the protein MWRQGKEELVVDVYMDDLIVTNVRTEDINSFKREMAAYFRMSDLGALSYYLSIEVRQGKEELMLGQSAYASKLLEQSGVAKYKPCVTPMEERLKLTKASTVTKVDAILYRSIVGV from the exons atgtggcgacaggggaaggaggagctcgtcgttgaCGTATATatggatgacttaatcgtcaccaACGTGCGCacagaggacatcaacagcttcaagcgcgagatggcggcttattttcgaatgagcgatctcggcgcactttcctactacctcagcatcgaggtgagacaggggaaggaggaactcatgctcggtcagagcgcgtatgcctctaaGCTGTTGGAGCAGAGCGGCGTGGCTAAGTACAAGCCAtgtgtgactccgatggaggagcggctgaagctgacaaaggccAGCACCGTGACGAAGGTGGATGCgatactctaccggagcatcgtcggcg TTTGA